The following proteins come from a genomic window of Thiothrix winogradskyi:
- a CDS encoding response regulator, translating into MRPFTNMRLLQVIDSALLILLLGILAMLLWFSLGNAVSDAQHNQQQAARALQASYQAFQHQMTMESLIDEQREAFDTLDEAFFQFALNPNSSKDDLPKLQELSRNLQQRSQQMLSLWPAAEKIALKEQFEETSGIMGNLVAELNTLSPGHWKQLAMDAHDTALEAREMLEQLEDMDGELALQVAESIQQSIQQNARLATDMMQRLDSIKQRSLAVTALLILGLVVSRIYFSGSFKRLVEAAQHAQTVAEEAVKTKARFLATMSHEIRTPMNGVIGMTRLLMNTPMSKKQTEFVDSIHLSGEHLLTVINDVLDFSKIEAGKLDLKREPFELRACIEEILNLLNAKALEKNLELAYAVGPSIPLFIEGDMVRLRQILTNLIGNAIKFTDSGEITVFVIPRSYQNDTYELEFQINDTGPGIPSDRLESIFEQFSRADETLSRRHEGTGLGLAISRHLVEMMGGTIWAESTVGVGSRFHFTIKTRQANGKLKPFLHTNIPEIVGKRLLVVENNPASSQAIQDFCKSWGATVDTVSTATDAISRIAIGKPYDIALIESNLPGDSPLELAKYIRQRFSKQELPLILIAPPNDRHPKDTVRELYNLYLTKPLTRSRLFDSLMTVLGELNLVSNRPEKSHLKLGERLPLTILLAEDNPINQIVASSILDEMAYKVDLAETGLEALQALRKKAYDVIFMDMQMPDMDGLEATRRIRADFPPDQQPIIIAMTANAMEGDRQECLQAGMNDYISKPVLPEAVETALQYWCTPNNNSQPRKEANHAISSH; encoded by the coding sequence ATGCGCCCATTTACCAATATGCGCCTGCTTCAAGTGATTGACAGCGCCCTGCTGATCCTGCTGCTGGGCATATTGGCAATGCTGCTGTGGTTCAGTCTGGGCAATGCCGTCAGTGACGCCCAGCACAACCAGCAACAGGCAGCACGTGCCTTGCAGGCATCCTATCAGGCATTCCAGCACCAGATGACCATGGAATCGCTAATTGACGAGCAACGCGAGGCGTTTGATACACTGGATGAGGCATTCTTCCAGTTCGCACTCAACCCCAATAGCAGCAAGGATGACCTGCCCAAACTTCAGGAACTCTCCCGCAACCTGCAACAGCGAAGCCAGCAAATGCTGAGCCTGTGGCCTGCTGCGGAAAAGATCGCACTCAAAGAGCAGTTTGAAGAAACCAGCGGCATCATGGGGAATCTGGTGGCAGAATTGAACACCCTGTCGCCTGGTCACTGGAAACAATTGGCTATGGATGCGCACGACACGGCGCTGGAAGCCCGTGAAATGCTGGAACAACTGGAAGATATGGATGGCGAGCTGGCTCTGCAAGTTGCCGAATCCATCCAGCAATCCATTCAGCAAAATGCCCGCCTTGCCACCGACATGATGCAACGCCTCGACAGCATCAAGCAGCGCTCCCTTGCCGTTACCGCACTCTTGATCTTAGGGCTGGTCGTTAGTCGCATCTATTTCTCAGGCAGCTTCAAGCGTTTGGTGGAAGCCGCCCAACACGCCCAGACTGTGGCAGAAGAAGCCGTCAAAACCAAGGCGCGGTTCCTCGCCACCATGAGCCACGAAATCCGCACCCCCATGAATGGCGTCATCGGCATGACCCGCTTGCTGATGAATACGCCCATGAGCAAGAAACAAACCGAATTCGTGGACAGCATCCACCTCAGCGGCGAACACTTGCTAACTGTCATCAATGACGTGCTGGATTTTTCCAAAATTGAAGCGGGCAAACTCGACCTCAAGCGTGAACCCTTTGAATTGCGGGCGTGTATTGAAGAAATCCTCAACCTGCTCAATGCCAAAGCCCTCGAAAAAAATCTGGAACTGGCCTACGCGGTTGGTCCATCTATTCCGTTATTCATTGAAGGCGACATGGTGCGCTTGCGGCAAATTTTGACCAATCTCATCGGTAACGCCATCAAGTTCACCGATAGCGGTGAAATCACCGTGTTTGTTATCCCGCGTAGCTACCAAAACGACACTTACGAACTCGAATTCCAAATCAACGACACCGGCCCTGGCATCCCAAGTGATAGGCTGGAAAGTATCTTCGAGCAATTCAGCCGCGCCGACGAAACACTCAGCCGTCGCCATGAAGGCACCGGGCTGGGTCTGGCGATTTCACGCCATCTCGTCGAAATGATGGGCGGCACAATCTGGGCAGAAAGCACCGTCGGCGTCGGCAGCCGTTTCCATTTCACCATTAAAACCCGCCAAGCCAACGGCAAACTTAAACCGTTTTTGCACACCAATATCCCGGAAATTGTGGGTAAACGCCTATTGGTGGTGGAAAATAACCCTGCCAGTAGCCAAGCTATCCAAGACTTCTGTAAAAGTTGGGGAGCAACGGTAGACACCGTCAGTACCGCAACCGACGCCATCAGCCGCATCGCCATCGGCAAGCCCTATGATATTGCCCTCATCGAAAGCAACCTGCCCGGCGATTCCCCACTGGAACTGGCAAAATACATCCGCCAACGCTTCAGCAAGCAAGAATTGCCGCTGATTCTGATAGCGCCCCCCAATGACCGCCACCCCAAAGACACGGTACGGGAACTCTACAACCTCTACCTAACCAAGCCGCTGACCCGCAGCCGCTTGTTTGACAGCCTCATGACCGTGCTAGGGGAACTGAATCTGGTCAGTAATCGCCCGGAAAAATCCCATCTCAAACTGGGGGAACGTTTGCCACTCACTATCTTGCTGGCAGAGGACAACCCTATCAACCAAATTGTCGCCTCATCCATCCTGGATGAAATGGCTTACAAAGTTGACCTTGCCGAAACCGGTCTCGAAGCCCTGCAAGCCCTGCGCAAAAAAGCCTACGACGTGATTTTCATGGATATGCAAATGCCGGACATGGATGGTCTGGAAGCCACCCGCCGCATCCGTGCAGACTTCCCGCCTGATCAACAACCGATCATCATTGCCATGACCGCCAATGCGATGGAAGGCGACCGGCAAGAATGCCTGCAAGCGGGAATGAATGATTACATCAGCAAACCCGTATTGCCCGAAGCGGTCGAAACAGCCTTGCAATACTGGTGTACACCCAACAATAACTCTCAGCCTCGTAAGGAAGCCAACCATGCCATTAGTAGCCACTGA
- a CDS encoding ethylbenzene dehydrogenase-related protein: protein MKYHLLGISTFFLCGSLGIAHADTQTITINQLKAAPTLDGSADDWQEVKGIEIPLTYLSKPELTKTVTLKAGVFGDEVFFYSEWEDSTEDTQHKPHVWDEAQQKYTEGKQREDRFALEFAMEGNYDANWFSGKEFKADMWNWKAGRTNPVGIAHDKMTIISKQPMQESYKATLPDGSHLYIQRPSDADREPYVAKRYFKKQQDIMPKYLPMEEALPPSTDDVKAKGVWKDGKWHLEQRRKLDTGFVDDVRFVAGKPLSGAIAVFDHDDNERHFTSATLRFQF, encoded by the coding sequence ATGAAATACCATCTGTTGGGAATATCCACTTTTTTTCTCTGTGGCTCCTTGGGTATTGCCCATGCCGACACACAAACCATCACCATTAACCAACTGAAAGCTGCCCCCACCCTCGACGGTTCCGCTGATGACTGGCAAGAGGTGAAAGGTATCGAAATTCCCCTCACTTACCTCAGCAAACCAGAACTGACCAAAACCGTCACTCTGAAAGCCGGGGTATTCGGCGATGAAGTCTTCTTCTACAGCGAATGGGAAGACAGTACCGAAGACACCCAGCACAAACCGCACGTGTGGGATGAAGCCCAGCAAAAATACACCGAAGGGAAACAACGCGAAGACCGTTTCGCCCTTGAATTTGCGATGGAAGGCAATTACGACGCCAACTGGTTTTCCGGCAAGGAATTCAAGGCCGACATGTGGAACTGGAAAGCAGGTCGTACCAACCCGGTCGGCATTGCCCACGACAAGATGACCATCATCAGCAAGCAACCCATGCAGGAATCTTACAAGGCGACCTTGCCGGATGGTTCCCACCTGTACATTCAGCGCCCTTCCGACGCGGATCGGGAACCCTATGTCGCCAAACGTTATTTTAAGAAACAACAGGACATCATGCCAAAATACCTGCCAATGGAAGAAGCCCTGCCACCCAGTACCGATGACGTGAAAGCCAAAGGCGTGTGGAAAGACGGCAAATGGCATCTGGAACAACGCCGCAAGCTCGATACCGGGTTTGTTGATGATGTGCGCTTTGTCGCTGGCAAGCCGCTCAGCGGTGCAATCGCCGTGTTCGATCATGACGACAACGAACGGCATTTCACCTCTGCAACGCTGCGCTTCCAGTTTTAA
- a CDS encoding PilN domain-containing protein: protein MSLIPKFQTFIRWWGEGLYNGLPNAARKLFRTALPRLVLHTHDGRSVDVQWLQDGKSQMRGQFVLPDGNAQHSDLLPNVAQGKPYEVELCLGKSQVLALQHHFPEAVKENLHQVLGYQLDRLTPFTADTALFDARVAQHDKGRKEILADIFVVPKHVVERFNRLLADIGVNAIRVVSVAGADKGINLAARQDSQQTQGWSRIPLYAFLGALILSLLVPLGYKHRRVDQIETALAEVRSNSAEQLAIREKLVAAEEALTFIESKRKTSPMALDVVETLSNLIPEHTWLERLEMQGGKLEIRGESGMALSLIDTLEDAAEFAEVRFKSPVTRNKDNGRDRFHIEATLEVPHAE, encoded by the coding sequence ATGTCATTGATTCCAAAATTTCAAACATTCATACGCTGGTGGGGTGAAGGTTTATATAACGGTCTCCCTAACGCTGCCCGCAAATTATTCCGCACGGCATTACCGCGCTTGGTGTTGCACACGCATGACGGGCGCAGTGTTGATGTGCAGTGGTTGCAAGACGGCAAATCACAAATGCGCGGTCAATTCGTCTTGCCGGATGGCAATGCCCAACACAGTGATTTGCTGCCTAACGTTGCCCAAGGCAAGCCTTACGAGGTGGAGTTGTGTTTGGGGAAAAGCCAAGTATTGGCACTGCAACATCACTTTCCCGAAGCGGTTAAAGAAAATCTGCACCAGGTGTTGGGTTATCAATTGGATCGCCTGACCCCTTTTACCGCAGACACTGCTTTATTTGATGCGCGAGTAGCGCAGCATGATAAAGGGCGTAAAGAAATCCTCGCTGACATTTTTGTTGTCCCTAAACATGTGGTGGAACGTTTTAACCGCTTGTTAGCCGATATTGGGGTGAATGCTATCCGGGTGGTGTCGGTAGCAGGGGCAGATAAAGGGATTAATTTGGCGGCTCGCCAAGATTCCCAGCAAACACAAGGTTGGTCAAGGATTCCGCTGTATGCTTTTCTGGGGGCGCTGATACTCTCTTTGCTTGTGCCCTTGGGTTATAAGCACCGTCGTGTGGATCAGATTGAAACCGCGCTGGCAGAAGTGCGCAGCAATTCAGCGGAGCAATTGGCTATTCGTGAAAAGTTAGTTGCTGCCGAAGAGGCGCTGACTTTCATTGAGTCAAAACGCAAAACTTCACCGATGGCGTTGGATGTAGTGGAAACCCTGTCCAACTTGATTCCCGAACATACCTGGTTGGAACGTTTGGAAATGCAAGGCGGTAAGCTGGAAATCCGGGGCGAATCGGGGATGGCACTCAGCTTAATTGATACGCTGGAAGACGCGGCTGAGTTTGCTGAGGTGCGTTTTAAGTCACCCGTGACCCGTAATAAAGACAATGGGCGTGACCGTTTCCATATCGAAGCGACCTTGGAGGTTCCTCATGCTGAATAA
- the gspM gene encoding type II secretion system protein GspM, whose product MLNKVFWQQNQVLLAWSLLVLLLVVGLFLVVIPSVQKSWELSERIETGYQQLNRFRQMAAATPEFMAEYERVQQNGLDKLFYPAGMTSAQVAKELQKNLTTVITRDNGVLLSSEVLDAQQTEAEQANTAYQRVMVKAVFQSDPALLREVLHQAYQARPLMFVESIDVKPLGSEDEKSQVVKAEVQISTYWRGGEVQNEALD is encoded by the coding sequence ATGCTGAATAAGGTGTTCTGGCAGCAGAATCAGGTATTGCTGGCCTGGAGTTTGTTAGTGCTGTTGTTGGTCGTCGGGCTATTTCTGGTGGTGATTCCCAGCGTGCAAAAGTCGTGGGAATTGAGCGAACGCATTGAAACCGGCTATCAGCAGCTTAACCGTTTTCGGCAAATGGCAGCCGCCACGCCGGAATTCATGGCGGAATACGAACGGGTGCAACAAAACGGTTTGGACAAACTGTTTTACCCTGCTGGCATGACTTCGGCACAAGTTGCCAAAGAGTTGCAGAAAAATCTAACTACCGTGATTACCCGCGATAATGGCGTATTACTGAGTTCTGAGGTGTTGGATGCGCAACAAACCGAGGCGGAGCAAGCGAATACCGCGTATCAGCGCGTCATGGTGAAAGCGGTGTTTCAGAGTGATCCGGCGTTATTGCGTGAGGTGTTGCATCAGGCTTATCAGGCACGTCCGCTAATGTTTGTGGAAAGCATTGATGTCAAACCCTTGGGTTCTGAAGACGAAAAATCGCAAGTGGTTAAGGCTGAAGTTCAAATTTCAACCTATTGGCGTGGCGGGGAGGTGCAAAATGAAGCACTTGATTAA
- a CDS encoding lysophospholipid acyltransferase family protein translates to MRWRADDFSLRYQVLFPLYAHLPPALAYGLAAQQATIFRRNKGDEAALIRAQMRSALPEASDAQLAGWLDDYYRMVEQEALDTWYLQHQPIQQIVEMEGFAAIEAARRQGKRVMLTGGHFGRFWMAGPAMRAQGFTTGTITRDGGATNSHGLHPAEYRYRLFKLQRLQQALGGTFLVEGDELRPLYRALNDHLIALIFDVPYIEAHKGRVTVNFISGTIDLPAGIYRIAKKTKAVIAPFFMRDLGGGRVRAEFSALLDPYDYNETVLMGMLASQLEQRIRENPGHWWLWPALPLLRSNNNDSSNSSLAR, encoded by the coding sequence ATGCGTTGGCGAGCGGATGATTTTTCCTTGCGGTATCAGGTGTTATTTCCGCTGTATGCGCACTTGCCGCCTGCGTTAGCTTATGGATTGGCGGCGCAACAGGCGACGATTTTTCGGCGTAACAAGGGGGATGAAGCGGCGTTGATTCGCGCCCAAATGCGCAGCGCATTGCCTGAAGCCAGTGACGCACAACTCGCGGGTTGGCTTGATGATTATTACCGCATGGTGGAGCAAGAAGCCTTGGATACGTGGTATTTGCAGCACCAACCCATTCAGCAAATTGTTGAGATGGAAGGGTTTGCAGCCATTGAAGCGGCGCGGCGACAGGGGAAGCGGGTGATGTTGACGGGTGGGCATTTCGGACGGTTCTGGATGGCAGGGCCTGCGATGCGAGCGCAAGGTTTTACCACGGGCACGATTACCCGCGATGGTGGTGCTACCAATAGCCACGGTTTGCACCCAGCGGAATACCGTTACCGTTTATTTAAGTTGCAGCGCTTGCAGCAAGCCTTGGGCGGCACCTTTCTGGTGGAGGGGGATGAGTTGCGTCCGCTCTATCGGGCGTTAAATGATCACTTAATTGCATTGATTTTTGATGTTCCATACATAGAAGCGCATAAAGGAAGGGTGACAGTTAATTTTATAAGCGGTACTATTGACTTGCCTGCCGGTATTTATCGAATTGCAAAAAAAACCAAGGCAGTGATCGCGCCGTTCTTTATGCGTGATTTGGGCGGGGGTCGGGTGAGAGCAGAATTTTCTGCGTTACTTGATCCGTATGATTATAACGAAACAGTATTGATGGGAATGCTTGCCAGCCAACTGGAACAGCGGATTCGGGAAAATCCGGGTCACTGGTGGTTATGGCCCGCACTGCCACTGCTACGGAGCAATAACAATGACTCAAGTAATAGCTCACTCGCTAGATGA
- a CDS encoding ABC transporter permease — protein MAANWTLLWQLLRHEVQERYAGTALGVFWLLAQPLFMLLVYALVFGEILQMRLGTETATDTDSGQFAGWLFAGLIAFNALAEVLTRAPAILTERRDLLLNSPLPPAVLPLLPVGVSLVLEGVSVGLLLLWLCVQGRCEPLGVVFYLPFLGVRLLFSLAFAYGLAVLGVFLHDLRQMMPPLLTVLLLVSPIVYPLSVVPEAFQGWFVWNPLAHLVEGYRAALLDGRFLWEAFLGLLLLASASLALGWWLFQHLLLRARYVL, from the coding sequence ATGGCTGCGAATTGGACACTGTTGTGGCAATTACTGCGGCATGAGGTGCAGGAACGTTATGCCGGGACTGCCTTGGGGGTGTTCTGGTTATTGGCACAACCGTTATTCATGCTATTGGTGTATGCGCTGGTGTTTGGTGAAATCCTGCAAATGCGTTTGGGGACAGAAACGGCAACAGACACGGATTCCGGGCAGTTTGCCGGGTGGTTGTTTGCCGGTTTAATCGCGTTTAATGCCTTGGCAGAAGTGTTGACCCGTGCACCTGCCATTCTGACCGAACGCCGGGATTTATTGTTGAATTCGCCGTTGCCGCCTGCGGTGTTGCCCCTATTGCCTGTGGGCGTTTCCTTGGTATTAGAAGGGGTATCGGTGGGGTTGTTGTTGCTGTGGTTGTGTGTGCAGGGGCGTTGTGAGCCGCTGGGTGTGGTGTTTTACCTGCCATTTTTGGGGGTGCGATTGCTATTTTCGCTGGCTTTTGCGTATGGTTTGGCGGTGTTGGGGGTATTTTTGCACGATTTGCGCCAGATGATGCCGCCGTTGTTGACGGTATTGTTGCTGGTATCACCGATTGTGTACCCGTTGAGTGTGGTGCCGGAAGCTTTTCAGGGGTGGTTTGTTTGGAATCCCTTGGCGCATTTGGTGGAAGGCTACCGTGCGGCATTGCTGGATGGGCGGTTTTTGTGGGAAGCTTTTCTGGGGCTGTTGCTGCTGGCAAGCGCTAGTCTGGCGTTGGGTTGGTGGCTGTTCCAGCACTTGTTATTGCGGGCGAGGTATGTGCTGTGA
- the gspD gene encoding type II secretion system secretin GspD: protein MKYRGSIVGLVSVAVLMSACTSIKGSPGYRNNIKSEGFQRSNAVKELEPAAVGLSRPVLRPVDTGGLKTVGYQEGNQATPAWESMPTDSGLSRSGKKDDVELILGSQDYYRTDVKRPVSAASKRGDDAGIALNFERASIREVVKVVLGDILKETYTVEPGVEGEVTINSTDPLDRSALIPTLESLLQSQGAVLYKDDTGNYRVAARANLKGRGFMPSTGQIKPGYSMQVVTLRYIPVAEMQKILEPLASPDAFVRVDPNRNMLVLAGTSSELANLMATIKTFDVDVLKGMSVGLYRVKNVEAGIVAKNLDALFGESGNSPMAGMIKIMPIEHMNSIMIISANADYLKDMKDWVDRFDQVSQTAGQQLFVYQVQNGNAEHLADMLNQIFGGKKSSSGTKGALPGSNASSLAPGLAPATVGADGQAVAAAEPVKTMLGDSSGDGVSINPDAEVRIVADKTNNSLMIMSTEDAYKQILESLKRLDVMPMQVQVEASIMEVTLTDGLEYGLQWYFKNNGNAFGSNGLGGLASNNSGYMTPGGFSFSATLGAERVMGALNALARESKVRVLSSPSILVLDNQTASIKVGDQQPVFTGSLSTPNGSGTSLTTATTVQYKDTGVSLQVTPQVNSNGLVKMDIQQDITDVGEIDSATGNRSFLQRNIKSTVAVKSGETIVLGGLIRDNNTQGRNGVPGLSNVPVVGNLFSANSSGGKRTELLVLITPTAIKSQRDLVKTGEEMRERMQRLMDGDKFLPQLKGQYVD from the coding sequence GTGAAATACAGGGGCAGCATTGTAGGGCTGGTCAGTGTGGCGGTACTCATGTCCGCTTGCACATCCATAAAAGGCAGTCCGGGTTATCGCAACAATATCAAAAGTGAAGGTTTCCAGCGCAGTAACGCGGTTAAGGAACTGGAACCCGCCGCCGTCGGTTTGTCACGCCCGGTGTTGCGCCCAGTCGATACGGGTGGTCTGAAGACGGTTGGTTATCAAGAAGGCAATCAGGCAACACCCGCGTGGGAGTCGATGCCGACGGACAGCGGTTTGTCGCGCTCTGGGAAAAAAGATGATGTGGAGCTGATTCTCGGTAGCCAAGATTATTACCGTACTGATGTGAAACGCCCTGTGTCTGCGGCAAGTAAACGGGGGGATGATGCGGGTATTGCCCTCAATTTCGAGCGTGCCAGCATCCGTGAAGTGGTGAAAGTGGTTTTGGGGGATATTCTCAAGGAAACCTATACCGTGGAGCCGGGGGTGGAAGGTGAAGTGACGATCAATTCCACCGATCCGCTGGATCGCAGTGCGTTAATCCCTACCTTGGAATCCTTGCTGCAAAGCCAGGGGGCGGTGCTCTACAAAGACGATACCGGCAATTACCGGGTTGCGGCGCGAGCCAATCTGAAAGGGCGTGGTTTTATGCCATCTACCGGTCAGATTAAGCCGGGTTACAGTATGCAAGTGGTAACGTTGCGCTATATTCCGGTGGCGGAAATGCAAAAAATACTGGAACCACTGGCAAGCCCGGATGCTTTTGTACGGGTTGACCCGAACCGCAATATGTTGGTGTTGGCGGGAACCAGTTCCGAACTGGCTAACCTGATGGCGACCATTAAGACCTTTGACGTGGATGTGTTGAAAGGCATGTCCGTCGGTTTGTACCGTGTCAAAAACGTTGAGGCTGGCATCGTGGCGAAAAACCTTGATGCGCTATTCGGTGAAAGCGGTAATAGCCCGATGGCGGGCATGATCAAAATCATGCCCATTGAACACATGAACAGCATTATGATTATTTCCGCTAACGCTGATTACCTGAAGGATATGAAAGACTGGGTAGACCGTTTTGATCAGGTCAGCCAAACGGCGGGGCAGCAATTGTTCGTTTACCAGGTGCAAAATGGCAATGCCGAGCACTTGGCGGATATGTTGAATCAGATTTTTGGCGGCAAGAAGAGCAGTAGTGGTACTAAAGGTGCATTGCCGGGGAGCAATGCTTCCAGCCTTGCGCCGGGCTTAGCACCAGCAACAGTGGGGGCAGATGGTCAAGCTGTTGCCGCCGCTGAGCCAGTGAAGACCATGTTGGGCGATTCCAGCGGTGACGGGGTAAGCATTAACCCAGATGCAGAAGTACGCATCGTGGCAGACAAGACCAACAACTCGTTGATGATCATGTCGACCGAAGATGCCTACAAACAAATTCTGGAGTCCCTCAAGCGTTTGGATGTCATGCCAATGCAGGTGCAGGTGGAAGCTTCGATCATGGAAGTGACCCTGACCGATGGCTTGGAGTACGGCTTGCAATGGTATTTCAAAAACAATGGCAATGCCTTTGGTTCCAATGGTCTTGGTGGGCTAGCTTCTAATAACAGTGGTTACATGACACCGGGAGGCTTCTCGTTCTCCGCAACCTTGGGCGCGGAACGGGTGATGGGGGCGTTGAATGCCTTGGCGCGGGAATCGAAAGTGCGGGTCTTGTCGTCGCCGTCGATTCTGGTGCTGGATAATCAGACTGCCTCCATCAAAGTCGGGGATCAGCAGCCCGTGTTTACTGGCAGCCTTTCCACGCCGAATGGCAGTGGTACGAGCCTGACCACCGCGACCACGGTGCAATACAAAGACACTGGGGTTTCCTTGCAGGTAACACCGCAAGTGAACAGCAACGGTTTGGTGAAAATGGATATTCAGCAAGACATTACGGATGTGGGTGAAATTGATTCAGCCACCGGCAACCGCAGTTTCTTGCAGCGTAATATCAAAAGTACGGTCGCGGTTAAAAGCGGTGAAACCATTGTGCTGGGCGGTTTGATTCGCGATAACAATACTCAGGGGCGTAATGGGGTTCCGGGATTGAGCAATGTGCCGGTCGTGGGGAATTTGTTCAGCGCGAACAGCAGCGGTGGCAAACGTACCGAGTTGCTGGTGCTGATCACGCCCACGGCGATCAAAAGCCAGCGTGATTTGGTTAAAACCGGCGAGGAAATGCGCGAACGTATGCAACGTTTGATGGATGGCGATAAATTCCTGCCACAATTGAAGGGGCAATATGTCGATTAG
- a CDS encoding ABC transporter ATP-binding protein, whose amino-acid sequence MSADCAIRLADAGVAYRRYAHPRDALLEWVLRRARHVPFYALQGVSLQVQAGDSLGVVGDNGAGKSTFLKMLAGNLPPTEGQCEIRGRRSALLELGTGLQPEFSGIDNARLGLALRGLTQAEIAAKLPEVLAFAELGEFAQQPVKTYSSGMVVRLVFAVAAVIEPAVLIVDEALSVGDQYFQKKSLDRMREILGKGATLVFCSHNLYQVREMCRQAVWLEQGRVRMVGDAQTVVDAYQDSVRGRNPSQPPLIRGGAREGRVSLLSVTLNRDTFRTHDPFCISIQASQGDRPLADVHVGIVIRRNDDVQCYGISTLHDGVQMQPVAEGVVAAEFVIERLPLLSGDYCLEVWLIDGSGVHVYDSRERCCHFRVQQAGQQQGVGMVMLPHRWEKVGYALASG is encoded by the coding sequence GTGAGTGCGGATTGTGCGATTCGCTTGGCGGATGCCGGGGTGGCGTATCGGCGTTATGCACATCCGCGTGATGCCTTGCTGGAATGGGTGTTGCGGCGTGCGCGTCATGTGCCGTTTTATGCCTTGCAAGGCGTGAGTTTGCAGGTGCAAGCGGGCGATTCGTTAGGCGTGGTGGGTGACAATGGCGCGGGCAAAAGCACGTTTCTGAAAATGTTGGCGGGCAATTTGCCGCCGACAGAGGGTCAGTGTGAAATTCGCGGCAGGCGTTCGGCGTTGCTGGAATTGGGTACGGGTTTGCAGCCAGAGTTTAGTGGGATCGATAATGCACGATTGGGTTTGGCGCTGCGTGGGCTGACTCAGGCGGAGATTGCGGCGAAATTGCCAGAAGTCTTGGCATTTGCGGAATTGGGTGAATTTGCGCAACAGCCAGTGAAAACGTATTCGAGCGGCATGGTGGTGCGCTTGGTGTTCGCGGTAGCTGCGGTGATTGAGCCAGCAGTGCTGATCGTGGATGAAGCGTTGTCAGTGGGTGATCAATATTTTCAGAAAAAATCCTTGGATCGGATGCGGGAGATTTTGGGGAAGGGCGCAACCTTGGTGTTTTGTTCGCACAATCTGTATCAAGTGCGGGAAATGTGCCGTCAGGCGGTGTGGTTGGAGCAGGGCAGGGTGCGGATGGTGGGGGATGCGCAAACAGTCGTTGATGCGTATCAGGATAGTGTAAGAGGAAGAAACCCCTCCCAGCCTCCCCTTATCAGGGGAGGAGCAAGAGAAGGAAGGGTTTCTCTTCTCTCCGTCACGCTGAACCGCGACACTTTCCGAACCCACGACCCGTTTTGCATCAGTATTCAAGCCAGCCAAGGTGATCGTCCGCTTGCTGATGTGCATGTGGGGATTGTGATTCGGCGCAACGATGATGTGCAATGTTATGGCATCAGTACCTTACACGATGGGGTGCAAATGCAGCCGGTGGCTGAAGGCGTCGTGGCGGCAGAATTTGTGATTGAGCGTTTGCCGTTGTTGTCGGGTGATTATTGCTTGGAGGTGTGGCTGATTGATGGCAGTGGGGTGCATGTTTACGATTCGCGGGAACGTTGCTGCCATTTTCGGGTGCAACAAGCGGGTCAACAGCAAGGCGTTGGCATGGTGATGTTGCCGCATCGTTGGGAAAAGGTGGGTTATGCGTTGGCGAGCGGATGA
- a CDS encoding peptidylprolyl isomerase — MLRNLTFALLCACAFPAMAADDAALSETAYIRNTLMQQGLARGLDKTPELEKLVTEFRQDQLARLALEAASEEDMPDFTARAEEIYAARQDKQYQLPLRLRVRLLEMAFNDSNETAVREKLNAIHAEVLAGKTDFKAAVLANSEAADLKLTEGDSQWFQEGQRPDAVFQAAAQLSVDKPLSEVVVHRNKAYLLAFLDRKAPETRSFAEVKPEIMAELQQEYREDRKKTLLDSLSNAFKSQQAAR; from the coding sequence ATGCTGCGTAACTTAACTTTCGCACTGCTGTGCGCGTGTGCGTTTCCGGCAATGGCTGCTGATGATGCGGCACTTTCCGAAACCGCCTATATCCGTAATACCTTGATGCAACAGGGCTTGGCACGCGGACTGGATAAAACCCCGGAGCTGGAAAAGCTCGTCACCGAATTCCGCCAAGATCAATTGGCACGTTTGGCATTAGAAGCTGCCAGCGAAGAAGATATGCCCGATTTCACAGCACGTGCTGAGGAAATTTATGCGGCACGTCAGGATAAACAATACCAACTGCCGCTACGCTTGCGAGTACGTCTCTTAGAAATGGCGTTTAACGATAGCAATGAAACGGCGGTACGTGAAAAACTCAACGCTATCCATGCGGAAGTTCTTGCCGGTAAGACAGATTTTAAAGCAGCCGTTCTGGCAAACAGTGAGGCGGCTGATTTGAAACTGACCGAAGGCGATTCGCAATGGTTTCAGGAGGGGCAACGCCCGGATGCCGTGTTTCAGGCGGCAGCACAATTATCGGTGGATAAGCCTTTAAGTGAAGTGGTTGTACATCGCAATAAAGCCTATTTGTTGGCATTTCTGGATCGGAAAGCCCCGGAAACGCGCTCATTTGCGGAGGTAAAGCCCGAAATTATGGCTGAACTTCAACAAGAATACCGTGAAGACCGTAAAAAAACGTTGCTGGATTCATTGAGCAACGCCTTTAAGTCACAACAAGCGGCACGCTAA